A window from Chitinophaga filiformis encodes these proteins:
- a CDS encoding phage holin family protein, protein MNFLIRLLVTALAAMLSAYLLPGVTIKDFTTALVLALVLAVLNLLVKPILILLTLPATILTLGLFLLVINAVIILLASNLVKGFKVDGFWWALIFSLVLTVVNGIMHSIAGGDND, encoded by the coding sequence ATGAACTTTCTCATCCGCTTGCTTGTGACGGCACTGGCAGCCATGCTCTCAGCATACCTGCTGCCGGGCGTCACTATCAAGGATTTCACAACTGCGCTTGTACTCGCATTAGTATTGGCGGTCCTGAACCTGTTGGTAAAACCCATACTGATACTACTAACACTTCCTGCTACGATACTTACACTGGGATTGTTCCTGCTGGTGATCAATGCTGTTATTATACTGCTGGCCTCTAACCTGGTAAAAGGGTTCAAGGTGGACGGATTCTGGTGGGCGCTGATATTCAGCCTGGTCCTGACCGTTGTAAACGGTATCATGCACAGCATAGCGGGAGGCGATAACGATTGA
- a CDS encoding hydroxypyruvate isomerase family protein encodes MERRKFLQQSTLAGLSTLAIGSTAAAMPNGLTKPEPAAGKTFNLNYAPHDGMFKNSGGASFLDQIQFMYDQGFRAIEDNGMMKRDPAEQEKIGKLLSKLGMQMGVFVIDAGDNWKVSLTTGKQEFKDAFVKICKQALETAKRVNAKWATVVPGYFERNLPIGVQTGNVIEAFRMGADVLEKEGLIMVMEPLSDNPDLFLRTAEQSYGICKAVNSPSCKILYDIYHMQRNTGNLIPIMDLCWDEIAYIQIGDNPGRKEPTSGEINYKNIFKHLHKKGFKGVLGMEHGNANPGKEGELAVIKAYRESDDFL; translated from the coding sequence ATGGAAAGAAGAAAATTCCTTCAGCAAAGCACATTAGCAGGACTATCCACGCTGGCTATAGGCAGCACAGCCGCGGCAATGCCCAATGGTCTCACAAAGCCGGAACCTGCCGCCGGGAAGACATTTAACCTGAACTATGCCCCCCACGACGGGATGTTTAAAAACAGCGGCGGCGCCAGCTTCCTGGACCAGATCCAGTTTATGTATGACCAGGGCTTCCGCGCCATTGAAGACAATGGGATGATGAAACGCGATCCTGCTGAACAGGAAAAGATCGGAAAGCTGCTCAGTAAACTGGGTATGCAGATGGGCGTTTTTGTGATCGATGCGGGAGACAACTGGAAGGTATCGCTCACCACCGGCAAGCAGGAGTTCAAAGATGCTTTTGTAAAAATATGTAAACAGGCGCTGGAAACGGCTAAACGTGTGAATGCCAAATGGGCAACCGTGGTACCGGGTTACTTTGAGAGGAACCTGCCTATCGGCGTACAGACAGGCAACGTGATCGAGGCTTTTCGTATGGGAGCAGACGTACTGGAGAAAGAAGGGCTGATCATGGTAATGGAACCATTGAGTGATAATCCTGACCTGTTCCTCCGTACGGCAGAACAGAGCTATGGAATCTGTAAAGCGGTAAACAGTCCAAGCTGTAAGATCCTGTACGACATCTACCATATGCAGCGCAATACCGGCAACCTGATCCCCATCATGGACCTTTGCTGGGATGAGATAGCCTATATCCAGATAGGAGACAATCCGGGCCGAAAGGAACCTACCAGCGGCGAGATCAATTACAAGAATATTTTCAAGCACCTGCATAAAAAAGGCTTTAAGGGCGTGCTGGGTATGGAGCATGGCAATGCCAACCCCGGCAAGGAAGGCGAACTGGCGGTGATAAAAGCTTACAGGGAAAGCGATGATTTTCTGTAA
- a CDS encoding formylglycine-generating enzyme family protein produces the protein MKNRLLALSLGSMLTGTAFAQETINQPFTAYEEKLPGTTFTFKMVPIPAGEVTIGSPDGEKGRGADEGPQKKVKIAAFWMGAYEVTFEQYDVYSDPEKDKTPIPDGMTRPSPPYIDLTLGMGKVGGYPANSMSQYGALMYCKWLYAKTGVFYRLPTEAEWEYACRAGAATAYPFGNDASQLKDYAWYAANSDNKYHKVGELKPNAWGLYDMLGNVAEWTLDQYDEQYLQHASDTDPWTKPTTKTPRTIKGGNYRDDAALLRCASRLKSDPNWNRRDPQIPKSYWWNADAPFVGFRVVRPLKQPTKEEAEQFFEEVIDQYKGAR, from the coding sequence ATGAAAAACAGACTATTGGCGTTATCGCTGGGAAGCATGCTGACCGGTACCGCATTCGCACAGGAAACTATCAACCAGCCGTTTACCGCGTATGAGGAGAAGCTGCCCGGAACAACATTCACATTTAAAATGGTGCCTATACCTGCGGGAGAGGTCACCATCGGAAGCCCGGATGGTGAAAAAGGCAGAGGCGCTGACGAAGGCCCTCAGAAAAAAGTAAAGATCGCCGCTTTCTGGATGGGCGCATACGAAGTGACCTTCGAGCAGTATGATGTATATTCAGATCCGGAAAAAGACAAGACGCCTATTCCTGATGGAATGACCCGGCCAAGCCCACCTTATATAGATCTGACGCTCGGTATGGGAAAAGTAGGCGGTTACCCGGCCAATAGTATGAGCCAGTATGGAGCACTGATGTACTGTAAATGGCTCTATGCGAAAACCGGCGTTTTCTACCGCCTTCCTACAGAAGCTGAATGGGAATATGCCTGTCGTGCCGGAGCTGCCACGGCCTATCCTTTCGGCAATGACGCCTCGCAGCTGAAGGATTATGCCTGGTATGCCGCCAACAGTGATAATAAATATCATAAAGTTGGAGAACTGAAGCCCAATGCCTGGGGACTGTACGATATGCTGGGAAATGTGGCTGAATGGACACTGGACCAGTATGACGAGCAGTACCTGCAGCATGCGTCCGATACGGACCCCTGGACTAAGCCGACAACCAAAACTCCCCGGACCATCAAGGGGGGGAACTACCGCGATGACGCAGCCTTGCTGCGTTGTGCCAGCCGTCTGAAATCTGACCCTAACTGGAACCGCCGTGACCCGCAGATCCCTAAGAGTTACTGGTGGAACGCAGATGCTCCTTTTGTAGGATTCCGTGTAGTCCGGCCGCTGAAACAGCCGACAAAAGAAGAAGCAGAACAATTTTTTGAGGAAGTCATCGATCAGTATAAAGGAGCAAGATAA
- a CDS encoding Gfo/Idh/MocA family protein: protein MQQEELNQFHGKTRRDFMKQSSLLAGGLLAAPMLSQANFFSGADNVIKIALVGCGGRGTGAAVQALSTKENVQLVAMADAFADKLNASYNNIKDEVGDKPGRLNVKEENKFVGFDAYQKAIALADVVILATPPGFRPIHFEEAVKQGKHIFMEKPVATDPAGIKRVLDAAEVAKSKKLNVVVGLQRRYQTSYREMYKRFQDGIIGDIVSMQVWWNQGALWVRPRKPEYTEMEYQMRNWYYFNWLCGDHIVEQHIHNIDVGNWFMNDYPVTAVGMGGRSVRTGKEFGEIYDHHYVEYRYGNGVVMNSQCRHWKDADSRVDEEIVGIKGRMLMDKAVIKDHKGKVLYQFDKKKENQPYQAEHDELFAAIAKGEHKFWDAERAAKTTLTAIIGRLATYSGQTIAFDKALNSGLNLQPATYAFDAAPPVVTDASGNYAYAKPGITRYFS from the coding sequence ATGCAACAGGAAGAACTGAATCAATTCCACGGAAAAACCCGCAGAGACTTTATGAAACAATCGTCTCTTTTAGCCGGCGGACTGCTGGCGGCACCTATGCTGTCCCAGGCCAACTTTTTTTCAGGTGCAGACAATGTTATCAAAATAGCCCTGGTCGGCTGTGGCGGTCGCGGAACCGGTGCTGCTGTACAGGCACTCAGCACAAAAGAAAATGTGCAACTGGTGGCAATGGCCGATGCTTTTGCCGACAAGCTGAATGCAAGCTATAACAATATCAAAGACGAAGTAGGCGATAAACCGGGCCGCCTGAATGTAAAGGAAGAAAACAAGTTTGTAGGCTTCGACGCATACCAGAAAGCCATCGCACTGGCAGATGTGGTGATCCTTGCAACGCCCCCGGGTTTCCGTCCCATCCATTTTGAGGAGGCCGTGAAACAGGGGAAACACATCTTCATGGAAAAGCCGGTAGCTACCGATCCTGCGGGTATTAAGCGGGTGCTGGATGCCGCCGAAGTGGCAAAATCAAAGAAACTGAATGTGGTGGTAGGCCTGCAACGCCGTTATCAGACCTCTTACCGCGAAATGTATAAACGCTTCCAGGACGGCATTATCGGCGACATAGTGTCCATGCAGGTATGGTGGAACCAGGGAGCGCTGTGGGTAAGGCCACGTAAACCGGAGTATACAGAAATGGAATACCAGATGCGTAACTGGTATTATTTCAACTGGCTGTGTGGCGATCATATCGTAGAACAGCATATTCACAATATTGATGTGGGTAACTGGTTCATGAACGATTACCCGGTAACAGCCGTAGGGATGGGTGGCCGTTCCGTGCGTACCGGCAAAGAGTTCGGAGAGATCTACGATCACCACTATGTAGAATACCGCTATGGCAATGGCGTGGTGATGAACAGCCAGTGCCGGCACTGGAAAGACGCCGACAGCAGGGTGGATGAAGAAATAGTAGGTATAAAAGGCCGTATGCTGATGGATAAGGCTGTGATCAAAGATCACAAGGGAAAGGTGCTGTACCAGTTCGATAAGAAAAAAGAAAACCAGCCCTACCAGGCCGAGCATGATGAACTGTTTGCCGCTATTGCCAAAGGAGAACATAAGTTCTGGGATGCAGAAAGGGCAGCTAAGACAACGCTCACCGCTATTATCGGAAGGCTGGCCACTTATTCCGGACAGACCATCGCTTTTGACAAGGCGCTTAATTCTGGCCTGAACCTGCAGCCGGCTACTTATGCCTTCGATGCTGCGCCACCGGTGGTGACCGATGCATCTGGCAACTATGCTTACGCAAAACCAGGTATCACTAGATATTTTAGCTAA
- a CDS encoding D-alanyl-D-alanine carboxypeptidase/D-alanyl-D-alanine-endopeptidase: MRVFRIVLLVCLPLLMKQTSFAQYGQIKKWAEEELLTNPALRQAHTGVCIYEPATGKYWYSYQDDHYFTPASNTKIFTLYTALRLLGDSLPALRYLETDSVLYVKGTADPAFLHPDYTLQPAWQLMQQTSKRITIVPAVSENKRFGSGWAWSDYQDYYQPELNEWPMYGNVAHIRHHGDTTVIWPRMFSDTAHFTFRRNDTLEELLAERDERSNRFSLTFNGNDKSVQETEVPFITGPLGDLAYRLQDTLHKPVTVLTDGTPIPSTAFTLLKGIPADSLFLPMMHRSDNFFAEQTLMMCAARLWDTISTARTIDFMQKSYLANLPDTPKWVDGSGLSRYNLFSPRDFVSVLSDMYKTYPSERLYALFPTGGKGTLKNYYKQQFVHAKTGTLSGCVALSGYLVTKKNKTLVFSVLVNNHNNSASNVRRTVERFLTQVWEKY, from the coding sequence ATGAGAGTATTCAGGATCGTTTTGTTGGTCTGCCTGCCATTGCTGATGAAGCAGACTTCTTTTGCACAATATGGCCAGATCAAAAAATGGGCAGAGGAGGAATTACTGACCAACCCAGCCTTGCGGCAGGCACATACAGGTGTCTGCATTTATGAACCAGCCACCGGAAAATATTGGTACAGCTACCAGGACGATCACTATTTCACGCCTGCATCCAATACCAAGATATTTACCTTGTATACCGCCCTGCGCCTGCTGGGCGATTCTCTGCCTGCATTACGTTACCTGGAAACCGATTCTGTATTGTATGTAAAAGGTACTGCAGATCCGGCCTTCCTTCATCCGGATTACACGCTGCAACCTGCCTGGCAGTTAATGCAACAGACCTCCAAACGGATAACGATAGTGCCCGCCGTATCGGAGAATAAACGTTTCGGCAGTGGATGGGCATGGAGTGATTATCAGGACTACTACCAGCCGGAATTAAATGAATGGCCCATGTATGGCAACGTAGCCCACATCCGTCACCATGGCGATACCACAGTGATCTGGCCGCGTATGTTCAGCGACACCGCGCATTTTACCTTTCGCAGAAATGATACGCTGGAGGAGCTTCTCGCGGAAAGGGACGAACGGAGCAACCGCTTTTCCCTGACCTTTAACGGCAATGATAAAAGTGTACAGGAAACAGAAGTACCCTTCATAACAGGCCCCCTGGGCGATCTTGCTTACAGGCTGCAGGATACATTACATAAACCGGTTACAGTGCTGACAGATGGAACACCGATACCATCAACAGCTTTCACATTGTTGAAAGGCATCCCGGCAGACTCCCTGTTCCTGCCAATGATGCACAGAAGCGATAATTTCTTCGCAGAACAGACGCTGATGATGTGTGCTGCGCGACTTTGGGATACGATCAGCACCGCCCGCACCATCGATTTTATGCAGAAGAGCTACCTGGCCAATTTGCCCGATACGCCTAAGTGGGTGGATGGTTCCGGCCTGTCGAGATATAACCTGTTCTCTCCGCGGGACTTCGTAAGTGTATTGTCAGACATGTATAAGACCTATCCTTCTGAAAGGCTTTATGCCTTGTTCCCGACAGGGGGTAAAGGCACGCTGAAGAACTACTACAAGCAACAGTTCGTCCACGCCAAGACAGGTACCTTGTCGGGATGTGTGGCCCTAAGCGGCTATCTTGTTACGAAAAAGAATAAGACACTGGTATTCAGTGTATTGGTAAATAACCATAACAACAGCGCCTCCAATGTCAGAAGAACGGTAGAGCGTTTCCTGACCCAGGTCTGGGAAAAATACTAG
- a CDS encoding carboxypeptidase-like regulatory domain-containing protein, with protein sequence MYLRRLSPLLPTLLFLLVVSGCKKMLSEEGAPPDNTSIAQIVQTSIEGRVLNEQLQPVQNAFISSGGQIATTNEDGHFQLEDIRVLDDAAVVTVEKYGYFRSYRTLMVREGESQYVQLQLLLKNENKISAATGDLIPFPEGTLTFPAGAALTANNDAYNGTMTVRSIYINPDGSAVADQMPGDLRGIDKNNKQTGLRAFSMIVFTMEDAAGAALHPDPARPVSFRIMIPNELTSGAPQQISLWHFDDATGFWKEEGQATREGNDYTGTASQTGFWLCATTFPQITLTVHVQDQQAAPLPDTRVTLLTKNGFIPAYGFTNADGVYYGKVASGQPLIMTLTDNCSNVLHQQEIGPFSTTAEISNMSVTVPESQTLTINGTAKDCDRFNVVTGKVIVNVDYRNYTATITNGNFSVTVLRCSGQPANVTFTATDNRTNKTSISTIQAGSGTITPVLQVCN encoded by the coding sequence ATGTACTTGCGAAGATTGTCCCCGCTATTGCCAACACTGTTGTTCTTACTCGTAGTAAGTGGATGTAAAAAAATGCTCTCTGAGGAAGGCGCACCTCCCGACAACACTTCAATTGCCCAGATAGTGCAGACCAGCATCGAGGGCCGTGTATTGAATGAACAATTACAGCCTGTACAGAATGCATTTATATCCTCCGGGGGCCAGATCGCCACGACCAATGAAGACGGACATTTCCAGCTGGAAGATATCCGGGTGCTGGATGATGCAGCCGTGGTTACCGTAGAAAAGTATGGCTACTTCAGGAGCTACAGAACGCTCATGGTACGTGAGGGCGAGTCGCAATATGTTCAGTTACAACTCTTACTTAAAAACGAGAATAAGATCAGTGCCGCTACCGGCGATCTTATTCCCTTCCCGGAAGGCACCCTTACCTTTCCTGCCGGCGCCGCTCTGACGGCTAACAATGACGCTTACAACGGAACGATGACCGTCCGGTCAATTTACATCAACCCCGACGGCAGCGCAGTGGCAGACCAGATGCCGGGAGACCTCCGCGGCATCGACAAGAATAACAAACAAACTGGCCTGCGGGCATTCAGTATGATCGTTTTCACGATGGAAGATGCGGCAGGCGCTGCCCTGCATCCTGATCCGGCAAGGCCCGTCAGCTTTCGGATCATGATACCAAATGAACTGACTTCCGGCGCACCCCAGCAGATATCGCTATGGCATTTCGACGATGCTACCGGTTTCTGGAAAGAGGAAGGACAGGCTACCCGCGAAGGGAATGACTATACAGGTACTGCCAGCCAAACGGGTTTCTGGTTGTGCGCAACCACTTTTCCCCAAATTACCCTCACAGTCCATGTACAGGATCAACAGGCAGCCCCGCTGCCCGATACCCGCGTGACCTTGCTCACAAAAAACGGTTTCATTCCTGCCTATGGATTCACCAATGCAGATGGCGTGTACTATGGTAAAGTCGCTTCCGGTCAGCCCCTGATCATGACACTAACAGACAATTGTTCCAATGTACTCCACCAGCAGGAGATTGGCCCCTTTAGTACCACTGCAGAGATCAGCAATATGAGCGTCACTGTTCCGGAAAGCCAGACACTGACCATCAACGGAACGGCGAAAGACTGCGATCGCTTCAATGTGGTAACAGGTAAGGTGATCGTAAACGTGGATTACCGGAACTATACGGCCACTATCACCAATGGCAATTTCAGCGTTACGGTGCTTCGGTGCAGCGGCCAACCCGCAAACGTCACTTTCACCGCGACAGACAACCGTACCAACAAAACATCGATCAGTACCATACAGGCGGGTAGTGGAACGATCACGCCTGTGCTGCAGGTGTGTAACTGA
- a CDS encoding Gfo/Idh/MocA family protein: MVQEKNNQGSHESRRSFLKNGALAAAGFMIVPRHVLGGKGFIAPSDRLRVAGIGVGGKGESDLSEIAKGPADITYLCDVDTRRAATSVARFPKAKFYKDFREMLDKEHKNIDAVTVSTPDHQHAVAAMAAMQLGKHVYVQKPLTHDIYEARALTAAAKKHKVVTQMGNQGASGDGVRQMMEWYNAGLIGDVHTVYCWTDRPVWPQGIPWSSMKAEVPKELDWDLWLGTAPYKDYIDKLVPFNWRGWWDYGTGALGDMGCHIIEPPFRILGLGYPKSVECSVGSVYVDEFKRGYFPESCPPSSHVILKFDGKNGKEITLHWMDGGIQPERPEELGPNEVMGDGGNGAILIGDKGKMMCGTYGRDPQLLPTSKTKQTNVPQTIARVPEGHYVQWVNAAIAGFNSDKNKVISSPFSIAGPLTETLLMANLAIRSFDIKKEKDGKTSFPGRYIKLLWDSKEMKITNFDDANQFVKRTYRQGWSLGV; the protein is encoded by the coding sequence ATGGTCCAGGAAAAAAACAATCAGGGAAGTCATGAATCCCGCAGATCATTCTTAAAGAACGGCGCCCTGGCGGCGGCCGGCTTTATGATCGTTCCACGTCACGTATTAGGAGGTAAAGGTTTTATTGCACCCAGCGATCGTTTACGCGTAGCCGGTATAGGTGTGGGTGGTAAAGGCGAAAGCGATCTGTCTGAAATCGCTAAAGGCCCGGCAGACATCACTTATCTCTGCGATGTTGATACCCGCAGGGCTGCCACCTCCGTTGCCCGTTTTCCCAAAGCGAAATTCTACAAGGACTTCCGGGAAATGCTGGATAAAGAGCACAAAAATATAGACGCCGTTACGGTGTCCACGCCCGACCACCAGCATGCCGTTGCTGCCATGGCAGCCATGCAACTGGGCAAACACGTATACGTTCAGAAACCGCTCACCCACGACATCTACGAGGCACGCGCATTGACCGCTGCCGCGAAGAAACATAAGGTGGTAACCCAGATGGGTAACCAGGGCGCTTCCGGCGACGGCGTACGCCAGATGATGGAATGGTACAATGCCGGTCTTATCGGTGACGTACACACGGTATATTGCTGGACAGACCGCCCGGTATGGCCTCAGGGTATTCCATGGTCCAGCATGAAGGCAGAAGTACCCAAAGAACTCGACTGGGACCTCTGGCTGGGTACAGCACCTTATAAAGACTATATTGATAAACTGGTGCCATTTAACTGGCGCGGCTGGTGGGATTATGGTACCGGCGCATTGGGCGACATGGGATGCCATATCATAGAACCTCCTTTCCGCATACTGGGCCTGGGCTATCCTAAATCAGTAGAGTGCAGTGTAGGTAGTGTATATGTGGATGAATTCAAACGTGGCTATTTCCCTGAAAGCTGCCCTCCGTCCTCTCACGTGATCCTGAAGTTTGACGGCAAGAACGGTAAAGAGATCACCCTCCACTGGATGGACGGTGGTATTCAACCGGAACGTCCGGAAGAACTGGGCCCTAACGAAGTAATGGGCGACGGTGGTAATGGCGCTATCCTGATCGGCGACAAAGGCAAGATGATGTGTGGTACCTATGGCAGGGATCCTCAGTTGCTGCCAACCAGCAAGACCAAGCAGACCAATGTTCCGCAAACTATTGCACGCGTACCGGAAGGGCACTATGTGCAGTGGGTAAATGCAGCTATTGCCGGTTTCAATAGTGATAAGAACAAAGTGATCAGCTCTCCGTTCTCTATTGCCGGCCCGCTTACGGAAACCCTGCTAATGGCGAACCTGGCCATCAGAAGCTTTGATATCAAGAAAGAAAAGGATGGAAAAACATCATTCCCGGGCCGTTATATCAAGCTGCTGTGGGATAGCAAAGAGATGAAGATCACCAACTTTGATGATGCCAACCAGTTTGTAAAAAGAACATACCGTCAGGGCTGGAGCCTCGGCGTATAA
- a CDS encoding gluconate 2-dehydrogenase subunit 3 family protein: protein MDRRESLKALTIGSLSVGAILTGCDDKKTTAKEKDGAGKLPSYGRTEPEAARDAALMAETFFTAAEMKTIKVLADIIIPADEHSGSASEAKVPEFIEFMAKDQPQFKLPLRGGLRWLDVQCAKRYNNAFTDCTPQQQLELIDQIAYPEQVKPDMVQGAAFFSLMRDLTANGFFTTQMGIKDIGYKGNTPNEWDGVPADVLQHYGLSYDEKLLPLYVKMEDRSKIMTWDQ, encoded by the coding sequence ATGGACAGAAGGGAATCACTCAAAGCGTTGACCATTGGCTCTCTTTCGGTTGGCGCCATACTGACCGGCTGTGACGATAAAAAGACAACAGCGAAGGAAAAAGACGGAGCAGGTAAACTGCCCTCCTACGGCCGTACAGAACCTGAAGCAGCAAGAGACGCGGCCCTGATGGCGGAAACATTCTTCACCGCCGCAGAAATGAAAACAATCAAGGTACTTGCAGATATTATCATTCCGGCCGACGAACATTCGGGCAGCGCCTCTGAAGCCAAGGTACCCGAGTTCATTGAGTTCATGGCCAAAGATCAGCCGCAGTTCAAATTGCCGCTCCGCGGAGGCTTGCGCTGGCTCGATGTGCAATGTGCAAAACGTTACAACAACGCCTTTACAGATTGTACACCGCAGCAACAGCTGGAGCTGATAGACCAGATAGCCTATCCTGAACAGGTAAAACCAGACATGGTGCAGGGTGCGGCCTTCTTCAGCCTGATGAGAGACCTGACAGCAAATGGCTTCTTCACTACCCAGATGGGTATCAAAGATATTGGTTATAAAGGCAATACACCGAATGAGTGGGATGGTGTTCCCGCCGATGTATTGCAACATTACGGACTGTCGTACGATGAAAAACTGCTGCCGCTCTATGTGAAAATGGAGGACAGGAGTAAGATCATGACATGGGACCAGTAA
- a CDS encoding GMC family oxidoreductase codes for MAFQIKQKGPVYDICIVGSGAGGGMAAKILSEAGLKIALLEAGPKYDPADPQQITQLKWPDASPRRGASTTRPFGDFDAAYGGWEIEGEPYTTSGGTKFDWFRSRMVGGRTNHWGRISLRFGPRDFKHKSYDGHGDDWPISYEDVAPYYDRVDKMIGVFGTKEGMPNEPDGYFLPPPKPRLHELMLQKAGAKLNIPVITARMSMLTRPVNKERGACFFCGQCNRGCQVYADFSSSSVLVKPAMKSGHVDLYDNAMAREVLTDKEGKATGISFVDKTDLQEYTVRARVVILAASACESARLLLNSKSAQHPNGLANSSGVVGKYLHDSTGSSRAAFMPKLMDHKRYNEDGVGGMHVYIPWWEDNKKLDFARGYHIEFGGGMRMPTYGGFSGVERFNGKYPGKDGKTKPAGGYGASLKEDYRRFYGATIGFAGRGECIAREDNYCEIDPKVVDKWGIPVLRFNYTWSEHEVKQAKHMQDTFEQIIHEMGGVPLGTKPGPETNYGLETPGRIIHEVGTTRMGDDPKRSVLNKYNQAHDVKNLFIVDGGPFVSQADKNPTWTILALSLRASEYIMGEMKKQNI; via the coding sequence ATGGCTTTTCAGATCAAACAGAAAGGACCTGTTTATGACATTTGCATTGTTGGCTCAGGTGCAGGAGGCGGTATGGCTGCTAAAATACTCTCTGAGGCCGGACTCAAAATAGCCCTTTTGGAAGCAGGGCCAAAATATGATCCGGCAGACCCGCAACAGATCACACAGTTGAAATGGCCCGATGCCTCTCCCCGCAGAGGCGCTTCTACGACCCGCCCTTTTGGTGATTTCGATGCCGCTTATGGCGGCTGGGAAATAGAAGGGGAACCATACACCACCAGTGGCGGCACCAAGTTCGACTGGTTCCGTTCCCGCATGGTGGGCGGCCGTACCAATCATTGGGGACGCATTTCCCTGCGCTTTGGTCCGCGCGATTTCAAACATAAAAGCTATGATGGTCATGGCGATGACTGGCCGATCAGTTATGAAGATGTGGCGCCTTACTATGACCGTGTCGATAAAATGATCGGTGTATTCGGCACGAAGGAAGGTATGCCCAATGAACCGGACGGCTATTTCCTGCCACCGCCCAAACCAAGGCTACACGAACTGATGCTGCAAAAGGCGGGTGCAAAACTGAATATACCGGTCATCACTGCACGCATGTCCATGCTGACCCGCCCGGTGAATAAAGAACGCGGCGCCTGCTTCTTCTGCGGACAATGTAACCGCGGCTGCCAGGTATACGCCGACTTCTCCTCTTCTTCCGTGCTGGTGAAGCCTGCTATGAAAAGCGGACATGTAGACCTTTACGATAATGCCATGGCACGCGAAGTGCTCACTGACAAAGAAGGTAAGGCCACAGGTATTTCCTTTGTGGATAAAACCGATCTCCAGGAATATACAGTGAGGGCAAGAGTGGTGATACTGGCTGCCAGCGCCTGCGAATCTGCCCGCCTGCTGCTGAACTCAAAATCGGCGCAACACCCCAACGGGCTGGCCAATTCAAGCGGCGTGGTGGGTAAATACCTGCACGATTCCACCGGTTCCTCCCGTGCGGCATTCATGCCTAAACTAATGGATCACAAGCGATACAATGAAGATGGCGTGGGTGGTATGCACGTGTACATTCCATGGTGGGAAGACAATAAGAAACTGGATTTTGCCCGCGGTTATCATATAGAATTCGGCGGCGGTATGCGTATGCCTACCTATGGCGGCTTCTCCGGTGTTGAACGCTTCAACGGGAAATACCCGGGTAAAGACGGTAAGACCAAACCGGCAGGAGGCTACGGCGCATCGCTGAAAGAGGATTATCGCCGTTTCTATGGCGCTACCATTGGCTTTGCCGGCAGAGGGGAATGTATAGCGCGCGAAGACAACTACTGTGAAATAGATCCGAAAGTAGTGGATAAATGGGGTATCCCTGTGTTACGTTTCAATTACACCTGGAGTGAACATGAGGTCAAACAGGCGAAGCATATGCAGGATACTTTTGAACAGATCATCCATGAAATGGGTGGCGTTCCGCTGGGCACCAAGCCTGGTCCTGAAACCAACTACGGACTGGAAACACCCGGCAGGATCATCCATGAAGTGGGCACCACCCGTATGGGCGATGATCCAAAACGCTCTGTGCTCAATAAATACAACCAGGCGCACGATGTGAAGAACCTGTTCATCGTAGATGGTGGTCCGTTTGTATCGCAGGCAGACAAGAATCCTACCTGGACCATCCTGGCTTTATCGCTGCGTGCATCAGAATACATCATGGGCGAAATGAAGAAACAAAACATTTAA